One Saccharopolyspora erythraea NRRL 2338 genomic region harbors:
- a CDS encoding HAD family hydrolase, giving the protein MDSAKVAGRASAEAAVAAAGVPDGSLAAPPDLTAAAFFDVDNTMMMGASLFHFARGMAARKFLTASDLAGFAWQQLKFRVGGRENPQDVKASREQALSFVRGRAVQELVELSEEIYDELMADRIWAGTRALAQMHLDAGQRVWLVTATPVQLAQIIARRLGLTGALGTVAESEDGVFTGRLVGEMLHGRAKAHAVRALAASEGLDLRRCTAYSDSSNDVPMLSAVGTAVAVNPDQRLRDIARTRGWEIRDFRTGRKAAKIGLNSIAGASAVAGAIAAGLAYRRRDRS; this is encoded by the coding sequence ATGGACAGCGCCAAGGTCGCCGGTCGCGCCTCTGCCGAGGCCGCCGTCGCCGCAGCCGGGGTGCCGGACGGCTCGCTGGCCGCGCCGCCGGACCTCACCGCGGCGGCGTTCTTCGACGTCGACAACACGATGATGATGGGCGCCTCGCTGTTCCACTTCGCCAGGGGGATGGCCGCCCGAAAGTTCCTGACCGCCTCCGACCTGGCCGGGTTCGCCTGGCAGCAGCTCAAGTTCCGCGTCGGCGGCCGGGAGAACCCGCAGGACGTCAAGGCCAGCAGGGAGCAGGCGCTGTCGTTCGTGCGCGGTCGTGCGGTGCAGGAGCTGGTCGAGCTCAGCGAGGAGATCTACGACGAGCTGATGGCCGACCGGATCTGGGCGGGCACCCGGGCGCTGGCGCAGATGCACCTCGACGCCGGGCAGCGGGTGTGGCTGGTCACCGCCACGCCGGTGCAGCTCGCGCAGATCATCGCCCGCAGGCTCGGGCTCACCGGCGCGCTGGGCACGGTCGCAGAGAGCGAGGACGGCGTGTTCACCGGCCGGCTCGTCGGGGAGATGCTGCACGGCAGGGCCAAGGCGCACGCGGTGCGCGCGCTGGCGGCGAGCGAGGGCCTGGACCTGCGGCGCTGCACGGCCTACTCGGACTCCTCCAACGACGTTCCGATGCTGTCGGCGGTCGGCACCGCGGTCGCGGTCAACCCCGACCAGCGGTTGCGGGACATCGCACGCACCAGAGGCTGGGAGATCCGCGACTTCCGCACCGGCCGCAAGGCGGCCAAGATCGGGCTCAACTCGATCGCCGGCGCCAGCGCGGTCGCCGGGGCGATAGCGGCCGGGCTCGCCTACCGGCGCCGCGACCGCTCCTGA
- a CDS encoding NAD-dependent epimerase/dehydratase family protein produces MPNVVLVTGVSRFLGGHLAARLAANPAVERVLGVDTTQPGRELLRRMGRTEFVRADIRNPLIAKVIATAKVDTVVHASVNSHSSPGGRATMKEMNVIGTMQLLAACQKSPLVRKVVVRSTSAVYGSSPRDPAVFTEDMEPKDLPTSGYAKDAVEIEGYVRGFGRRRPDVGITTLRFTNLIGPRIDAVLTRYFELPVVPTVFGFDARLQLLHSEDALAVLEQATMGDSPGVFNVAGDGVLMLSQAIRRAGRIAMPVPSLALSPVSRFFRSTRLVDFSPEQLRYLNFGRVVDTTRLRERFAFTPRWTTQQAFDDFVRGRDLRPVIAPERVRSVERGIGDAIARLR; encoded by the coding sequence GTGCCGAACGTCGTCCTGGTCACGGGGGTCAGCCGGTTCCTGGGCGGACATCTGGCCGCGCGCCTTGCCGCCAACCCCGCCGTGGAGCGCGTACTGGGCGTCGACACCACCCAGCCCGGCCGCGAGCTGCTCCGCCGGATGGGCCGCACCGAGTTCGTCCGCGCCGACATCCGCAACCCGCTGATCGCGAAGGTGATCGCGACCGCCAAGGTCGACACCGTCGTGCACGCCTCGGTGAACTCGCATTCGAGTCCCGGCGGGCGGGCCACGATGAAGGAAATGAACGTCATAGGCACCATGCAGCTGCTGGCGGCCTGCCAGAAGTCGCCGCTGGTGCGCAAGGTCGTGGTGCGCTCCACCAGCGCCGTGTACGGGTCGAGCCCCCGCGACCCCGCGGTGTTCACCGAGGACATGGAGCCGAAGGACCTGCCGACCTCCGGCTACGCCAAGGACGCTGTCGAGATCGAGGGGTACGTCCGCGGCTTCGGCCGCAGGCGCCCGGACGTCGGCATCACCACGCTGCGCTTCACCAACCTGATCGGCCCGCGCATCGACGCGGTGCTGACCCGCTACTTCGAGCTGCCGGTCGTGCCGACCGTGTTCGGGTTCGACGCGCGGCTGCAACTGCTGCACTCTGAGGACGCGCTGGCCGTGCTGGAGCAGGCGACGATGGGGGACTCCCCCGGCGTCTTCAACGTCGCGGGCGACGGGGTGCTGATGCTCTCGCAGGCGATCCGGCGGGCCGGGCGGATCGCGATGCCGGTGCCCAGCCTGGCGCTGTCGCCGGTGAGCCGCTTCTTCCGCAGCACCCGGTTGGTGGACTTCTCGCCCGAGCAGTTGCGGTATCTGAACTTCGGCCGCGTCGTGGACACGACGAGGTTGCGGGAGCGGTTCGCGTTCACCCCGCGGTGGACGACCCAGCAGGCCTTCGACGACTTCGTGCGCGGGCGCGACCTGCGGCCGGTGATCGCGCCGGAGCGGGTGCGGTCGGTCGAGCGCGGGATCGGCGACGCGATCGCGCGACTGCGTTGA
- a CDS encoding sigma-70 family RNA polymerase sigma factor: MPRTGAPAPATPAEANAPAPEATPGTSPAAEPEGPGENWAYVDAAQKGDSDAFGKLYDEYSQVVYRYVLFRVGDHCLAEDITSETFLRALRRIASVSYQGRDVAAWFITIAKNLIFDHIKSSRNRLEVPTADLAETPSQRRTHQVGPEHHVLSEVTNRELLHSVCRLNTDQRECIRLRFFQGLSVTETAARMNRNEGAIKALQHRAIRRLAQLLPDDVR, translated from the coding sequence CTGCCCCGGACCGGCGCGCCCGCGCCCGCTACGCCGGCTGAGGCGAACGCGCCGGCCCCAGAAGCCACGCCAGGGACGTCACCCGCGGCCGAACCCGAGGGGCCCGGCGAGAACTGGGCCTACGTCGACGCCGCGCAGAAAGGCGACAGCGACGCGTTCGGCAAGCTCTACGACGAGTACTCCCAGGTCGTCTACCGCTACGTGCTGTTCAGGGTCGGCGACCACTGCCTGGCCGAGGACATCACCAGCGAGACCTTCCTGCGGGCGCTGCGCCGGATCGCCTCGGTCAGCTACCAGGGCCGCGACGTGGCGGCCTGGTTCATCACCATCGCCAAGAACCTGATCTTCGACCACATCAAGTCCAGCCGGAACCGCCTGGAGGTGCCCACCGCCGACCTGGCCGAGACGCCGTCGCAGCGCAGAACGCACCAGGTCGGGCCGGAGCACCACGTGCTCAGCGAGGTGACCAACCGCGAGCTCCTGCACAGCGTCTGCCGCCTCAACACCGACCAGCGCGAATGCATCCGGCTGCGGTTCTTCCAGGGCCTGTCGGTCACCGAGACGGCGGCCCGGATGAACCGCAACGAGGGTGCGATCAAGGCGCTCCAGCACCGCGCGATCCGGCGCCTCGCCCAGCTCCTGCCCGACGACGTGCGCTGA
- a CDS encoding AMP-binding protein — protein sequence MSAETSPGMNGDGPGLQPASRLEAGNIADLVAAAARRGPQYPALIDGPTARRLTWSELDAVVDGEARRLLAAGVAPGDRVAIRLPTGVAFCVALFGVLRAGGVVVPLPTSSPGPELARIVADSGAGVLIADQDAVDGAEARVLPPPELTLSAKPDPVSVRTRGDDLAVLSYTSGTSGPPRAAMLSHRALLANARQCGKLRPMPVNAADRVLLALPLFHVYGLGPGLLQVASVGATAVLLPRFDAEEALDAIVRLRVTTVVGVPPMYAAWLGLPSDRLREGMATVRLLTSGAAPLGPEVAAAVRAATGLDVFEGYGLTETGPVVTTTLAGGHAKPGSVGRPLPGVELRLVDSDGMPLAEDDDGDTGRVSVRGPNLFSGYWPDGEHGPDADGWFRTGDVGYLDSDGDLHLVDRASDLIIVNGFNVYPHEVEHVLLELDGVVEAAVVGVPDGGTGEAVKAVVVQADGAGLSAADVREHCAARVAKFKVPAVVEFAESLPHSPTGKVARRVLRG from the coding sequence ATGTCGGCGGAGACGTCCCCGGGCATGAACGGTGACGGTCCCGGCCTCCAGCCGGCGAGCCGGCTGGAGGCCGGCAACATCGCGGACCTGGTGGCGGCAGCCGCCCGCCGCGGGCCCCAGTACCCCGCGCTCATCGATGGTCCGACCGCGCGCCGACTGACCTGGTCCGAGCTGGACGCCGTGGTCGACGGCGAGGCGCGCAGGCTGCTCGCCGCGGGGGTCGCCCCCGGCGACCGGGTGGCGATCCGCCTGCCCACCGGCGTCGCGTTCTGCGTGGCCCTGTTCGGGGTGCTGCGCGCGGGCGGCGTGGTGGTCCCGCTGCCGACGTCCTCACCCGGTCCCGAGCTGGCGCGGATCGTCGCCGACAGCGGCGCCGGGGTCCTGATCGCCGACCAGGACGCCGTGGACGGGGCCGAGGCGCGGGTCCTGCCGCCACCCGAACTGACACTCAGTGCCAAACCTGATCCGGTGTCCGTGCGGACCCGCGGCGACGACCTCGCGGTGCTGTCCTACACGTCTGGAACCTCCGGTCCTCCGCGTGCGGCGATGCTCTCCCACCGCGCGCTGCTGGCCAACGCCCGCCAGTGCGGCAAGCTCCGCCCGATGCCGGTCAACGCCGCCGACCGGGTGCTGCTCGCGCTGCCGCTGTTCCACGTCTACGGGCTCGGTCCCGGACTGCTGCAGGTCGCCTCGGTCGGTGCGACCGCAGTGCTGCTGCCGCGCTTCGACGCCGAGGAGGCGCTCGACGCGATCGTCCGGCTGCGCGTCACGACCGTCGTCGGTGTCCCGCCGATGTACGCGGCGTGGCTCGGTCTCCCGTCCGACCGGCTGCGCGAGGGGATGGCCACGGTGCGCCTGCTGACCTCCGGCGCCGCCCCGCTCGGGCCCGAGGTCGCCGCCGCCGTGCGCGCCGCGACCGGACTCGACGTGTTCGAGGGCTACGGCCTCACCGAGACCGGTCCGGTGGTCACCACGACGCTCGCGGGCGGGCACGCCAAACCCGGCTCGGTCGGCAGGCCGCTGCCCGGTGTCGAACTGCGGCTGGTCGACTCCGACGGAATGCCGCTGGCCGAGGACGACGACGGCGACACCGGCCGGGTCTCGGTGCGCGGGCCGAACCTGTTCAGCGGCTACTGGCCCGACGGCGAGCACGGTCCCGACGCCGACGGCTGGTTCCGCACCGGCGACGTCGGCTACCTGGACTCCGACGGCGACCTGCACCTGGTCGACCGGGCCAGCGACCTGATCATCGTCAACGGCTTCAACGTCTACCCGCACGAGGTCGAGCACGTGCTGCTGGAGCTCGACGGGGTGGTGGAGGCCGCCGTGGTCGGCGTGCCCGACGGCGGCACGGGCGAGGCGGTCAAGGCGGTGGTCGTGCAGGCCGACGGCGCCGGGCTGTCGGCGGCGGACGTGCGCGAGCACTGCGCGGCCAGGGTGGCGAAGTTCAAGGTCCCGGCCGTGGTCGAGTTCGCCGAGTCGCTGCCGCACTCCCCGACCGGCAAGGTCGCGCGGCGGGTGCTCCGCGGCTGA
- a CDS encoding glutaredoxin family protein, with amino-acid sequence MTGTAAHTVTVMVREDCHACHQAVADVERICGELGVGWHAEDVDTDPDLRAEYGDRVPVILIDDVEHGFWKVEEDRFRAALAR; translated from the coding sequence ATGACCGGCACCGCCGCTCACACCGTCACCGTGATGGTCCGGGAGGACTGCCACGCCTGCCACCAGGCCGTCGCCGACGTCGAGCGGATCTGCGGTGAACTCGGCGTCGGCTGGCACGCCGAGGACGTCGACACCGACCCGGACCTGCGCGCCGAGTACGGCGACCGGGTGCCGGTCATCCTGATCGACGACGTCGAGCACGGCTTCTGGAAGGTCGAGGAGGACCGGTTCCGCGCCGCGCTCGCGCGCTGA
- a CDS encoding lysophospholipid acyltransferase family protein, with amino-acid sequence MAEARVIPLRASERRSASDAGAPAGGGRAGSVRSKGSSARAEAPADAAPDERAGTGGQARDVGPDLVDGRTPEDGAGQAGSAGVAGAGTAGGRPDWEDALADALAFTRRRLLGDYKVDEFGFDEELTDQIFMPPLRPFYEKWFRVEATGLHNIPDDSGALVVANHSGTLPWDAMMTTVALRDHHPAGRHLRMLGADLVFRLPVVGALARKAGHTLACNPDAERLLSGGELVGVWPEGFKGIGKPFRDRYKLQRFGRGGFVSAALRTGVPIVPCSIVGAEEIYPKLADIKPLARLLGLPYFPVTPFFPHLGPLGAVPLPSKWYIEFGEPIETAGYPDGAADDPMLVFGLSDQVRETIQQTLYRLLLQRRNVFLG; translated from the coding sequence ATGGCGGAAGCACGGGTGATCCCGCTGCGCGCGTCGGAGCGGAGGTCCGCCTCCGACGCCGGCGCGCCGGCCGGCGGCGGGCGCGCCGGCTCGGTCCGGTCGAAGGGCTCGTCCGCGCGGGCCGAGGCCCCTGCGGACGCGGCGCCCGACGAGCGGGCGGGCACCGGCGGGCAGGCGCGCGACGTCGGGCCGGACCTCGTCGATGGCCGAACGCCGGAGGACGGTGCGGGGCAGGCCGGTTCCGCCGGCGTCGCCGGCGCCGGCACGGCAGGAGGCCGCCCTGACTGGGAGGACGCGCTGGCCGACGCGCTGGCGTTCACCCGGCGCAGGCTGCTCGGCGACTACAAGGTCGACGAGTTCGGCTTCGACGAGGAGCTGACCGACCAGATCTTCATGCCCCCGCTGCGGCCGTTCTACGAGAAGTGGTTCCGGGTCGAGGCGACGGGCCTGCACAACATCCCCGACGACTCCGGCGCGCTGGTCGTGGCCAACCACTCCGGAACGCTGCCGTGGGACGCGATGATGACCACGGTCGCGCTGCGCGACCACCACCCGGCCGGTCGCCACCTGCGGATGCTCGGCGCCGACCTGGTGTTCCGGCTGCCGGTCGTCGGCGCGCTGGCCAGGAAGGCCGGGCACACGCTCGCGTGCAACCCGGACGCCGAGCGGCTGCTCAGCGGCGGCGAACTGGTCGGGGTGTGGCCGGAGGGCTTCAAGGGCATCGGCAAGCCGTTCCGCGACCGCTACAAGCTCCAGCGCTTCGGCCGCGGCGGTTTCGTGTCGGCGGCGCTGCGCACCGGCGTGCCGATCGTGCCCTGCTCGATCGTGGGCGCCGAGGAGATCTACCCGAAGCTCGCCGACATCAAGCCGCTGGCGAGGCTGCTCGGGCTGCCGTACTTCCCGGTGACGCCGTTCTTCCCGCATCTCGGGCCGCTCGGGGCCGTCCCGCTGCCGTCGAAGTGGTACATCGAGTTCGGCGAGCCGATCGAGACGGCCGGCTATCCGGATGGTGCGGCTGACGACCCGATGCTGGTGTTCGGCCTGTCCGACCAGGTGCGCGAGACGATCCAGCAGACCCTCTACCGGCTGCTCTTGCAGCGCCGGAACGTCTTCCTGGGCTGA
- a CDS encoding 30S ribosomal protein bS22, translated as MGSVIKKRRKRMSKKKHRKLLRRTRVQRRKLGK; from the coding sequence ATGGGCTCGGTCATCAAGAAGCGCCGCAAGCGCATGTCCAAGAAGAAGCACCGCAAGCTTCTCCGCAGGACCCGCGTCCAGCGTCGCAAGTTGGGCAAGTGA
- the proC gene encoding pyrroline-5-carboxylate reductase, giving the protein MTTIAVLGAGKIGESLMSGLLHAGRSPEDLLFTERYPARAKELTAKYGVEHVDVAGAVRRADVIVVAVKPQDIEPLLDEMAADLPSGKLVVSLCAGLSTALFERRLPEGTRVVRVMPNTPMLVGEAMSAISGGEHAEDEHLRLVEELLGSVGKVVRVPESQQDAVTALSGSGPAYFFYLVEAMIDAGILLGIPRAVAADLIVQSAVGAAAMLRSDEGHPVMLREAVTSPAGTTIAGIRELEKHGVRAALIDAIEAARDRSVELGRAHRED; this is encoded by the coding sequence ATGACGACCATCGCGGTACTCGGAGCGGGCAAGATCGGTGAGTCCCTGATGTCGGGGCTGCTGCACGCCGGGAGGTCCCCGGAGGACCTGCTGTTCACCGAGCGCTACCCGGCGCGGGCCAAGGAGCTGACCGCCAAGTACGGCGTCGAGCACGTCGACGTCGCCGGAGCGGTGCGCCGCGCGGACGTCATCGTGGTCGCGGTCAAGCCGCAGGACATCGAGCCGCTGCTGGACGAGATGGCCGCCGACCTGCCGTCGGGCAAGCTGGTGGTGTCGCTGTGCGCGGGTCTGTCGACCGCGCTGTTCGAACGCAGGCTGCCCGAGGGCACGCGGGTCGTGCGGGTCATGCCGAACACGCCGATGCTGGTCGGCGAGGCGATGAGCGCGATCTCCGGCGGCGAGCACGCCGAGGACGAGCACCTGCGGCTGGTCGAGGAGCTGCTGGGCAGCGTCGGGAAGGTCGTGCGGGTGCCCGAGAGCCAGCAGGACGCGGTCACCGCGCTCTCCGGATCGGGCCCGGCGTACTTCTTCTACCTGGTCGAGGCCATGATCGACGCCGGGATCCTGCTCGGCATCCCGCGCGCGGTGGCCGCCGACCTGATCGTGCAGTCCGCGGTGGGCGCGGCGGCGATGCTGCGCTCCGACGAGGGGCACCCGGTGATGCTGCGGGAGGCGGTCACGTCCCCGGCTGGCACCACCATCGCCGGCATCCGGGAGCTGGAGAAGCACGGCGTCCGGGCGGCGCTGATCGACGCGATCGAGGCGGCCAGGGACCGCTCCGTGGAGCTGGGCCGCGCCCACCGCGAGGACTGA
- a CDS encoding ATP-dependent Clp protease ATP-binding subunit — MSVPSSFSSHDPFAELLNRFLGIAPTASPPAVQRVPIGRLLTEAGTELISAAAERAKQDGSSDLDTEHLLWAATQIEPARGLLIRAGAEPDHLADRIAEILPGASSQPSASPGLTPSAKRALIRAHARSRAAGVSYIGPEHVLGALLDDPDAAAVKLLRSQEINTDKLRDRVDGAASAEGIPATAGPSDTPTLDDYGRDLTEQARSGRLDIVVGRGEEIEQTIEILSRRTKNNPVLIGEPGVGKTAIVEGIAQRIASGDVPETLAGKRVVALDLTGLVAGSKYRGEFEERLKKVIDEVRDAEGRVVLFIDELHTVVGAGGSEGGMDAGNILKPALARGELHVIGATTVDEYRRYVETDGALERRFQPVMIPEPSVEETVQILEGLRDSYEAHHGVRFTDEALTAAAVLSDRYVSDRFLPDKAIDLVDQTGARVRLRSMRRSTGVRERQDELAKLRREKDQAVSGEHYERAAQLKHHIEVVEGELAGISERREGVSDVTGHDIAEVLSRRTGIPVAQLTESEKERLLKLEEALHERVVGQEEAVTAVAEAVRRSLAGMGDPDRPVGSFLFLGPTGVGKTELAKALAGLLFGDEDRLVRFDMSEFQERHTVSRLVGAPPGYVGHEEAGQLTERVRRQPYSVLLFDEIEKAHQDVFNALLQVLDDGRLTDAQGRTVDFRNTVVIMTSNIGAKRILAHHGSVETIRDELMQDLHSRFQPEFLNRVDEIIIFHGLAREHLAGIVNLLLDRSRRLLRAQEVDLEVTDGAKRWLVDRGHHPEFGARPLRRTIQTELDNRISHLLLKGDVEPGDTILAAEEDGELVCTLARPSRDG; from the coding sequence ATGAGCGTTCCCTCCTCCTTCAGTTCCCACGACCCGTTCGCCGAGCTGCTCAACCGGTTCCTCGGCATCGCGCCGACGGCCTCGCCGCCCGCGGTGCAGCGGGTGCCGATCGGCAGGCTGCTCACCGAGGCGGGCACGGAGCTGATCTCCGCGGCCGCCGAGCGGGCCAAGCAGGACGGCAGCTCCGACCTCGACACCGAGCACCTGCTGTGGGCGGCCACCCAGATCGAACCCGCGCGCGGCCTGCTCATCCGCGCCGGAGCCGAACCGGACCACCTGGCCGACCGCATCGCCGAGATCCTGCCGGGCGCCAGCAGCCAGCCCTCGGCCAGCCCGGGGCTGACGCCCTCGGCCAAACGCGCTTTGATCCGGGCGCACGCGCGCTCCCGCGCGGCCGGCGTGTCCTACATCGGTCCGGAGCACGTCCTCGGCGCGCTGCTCGACGACCCGGACGCCGCAGCCGTCAAGCTGCTGCGGTCCCAGGAGATCAACACCGACAAGCTGCGCGACCGCGTGGACGGAGCCGCGAGCGCGGAGGGCATCCCGGCGACCGCCGGACCGAGCGACACCCCGACGCTCGACGACTACGGCCGCGACCTGACCGAGCAGGCGCGGTCCGGCAGGCTCGACATCGTCGTCGGGCGCGGCGAGGAGATCGAGCAGACCATCGAGATCCTCTCCCGCCGCACCAAGAACAACCCGGTGCTCATCGGTGAGCCGGGTGTCGGCAAGACCGCCATCGTCGAGGGCATCGCGCAGCGCATCGCGTCCGGGGACGTCCCGGAGACGCTGGCCGGCAAGCGGGTGGTCGCGCTCGACCTCACCGGCCTGGTGGCCGGCTCGAAGTACCGGGGCGAGTTCGAGGAGCGGCTGAAGAAGGTCATCGACGAGGTCCGCGACGCCGAGGGACGGGTGGTCCTGTTCATCGACGAGCTGCACACCGTCGTCGGTGCCGGGGGCAGCGAGGGCGGCATGGACGCGGGAAACATCCTCAAGCCCGCGCTGGCCCGGGGCGAGCTGCACGTCATCGGCGCGACGACGGTCGACGAGTACCGCAGGTACGTGGAGACCGACGGTGCGCTGGAGCGGCGCTTCCAGCCGGTCATGATCCCGGAGCCGTCGGTCGAGGAGACCGTCCAGATCCTGGAGGGCCTGCGCGACTCCTACGAGGCGCACCACGGGGTCCGGTTCACCGACGAGGCGCTGACCGCGGCCGCGGTGCTCTCCGACCGCTACGTCAGCGACCGCTTCCTGCCGGACAAGGCCATCGACCTGGTCGACCAGACCGGTGCCCGCGTGCGGCTGCGCTCGATGCGCCGCAGCACCGGTGTCCGGGAGCGCCAGGACGAGCTCGCCAAGCTGCGCAGGGAGAAGGACCAGGCGGTCAGCGGCGAGCACTACGAACGCGCCGCCCAGCTCAAGCACCACATCGAGGTCGTCGAGGGCGAGCTGGCCGGGATCTCCGAGCGGCGGGAGGGCGTCAGCGACGTCACCGGCCACGACATCGCCGAGGTGCTCTCGCGGCGGACCGGCATCCCGGTCGCCCAGCTCACCGAGAGCGAGAAGGAGCGGCTGCTGAAGCTCGAGGAGGCCTTGCACGAACGGGTCGTCGGGCAGGAGGAGGCGGTCACCGCGGTCGCCGAGGCGGTGCGGCGGAGCCTTGCCGGGATGGGTGATCCGGATCGCCCGGTCGGGTCGTTCCTGTTCCTCGGGCCCACCGGGGTCGGCAAGACCGAGCTGGCGAAGGCGCTGGCGGGGCTCCTCTTCGGCGATGAGGACCGGTTGGTGCGCTTCGACATGAGCGAGTTCCAGGAGCGCCACACGGTGTCGCGGCTCGTCGGCGCCCCGCCCGGCTACGTCGGCCACGAGGAGGCCGGGCAGCTCACCGAGAGGGTACGGCGCCAGCCCTACAGCGTGCTGCTGTTCGACGAGATCGAGAAGGCGCACCAGGACGTCTTCAACGCGCTGCTGCAGGTCCTGGACGACGGGCGGCTGACCGACGCGCAGGGCCGCACCGTCGACTTCCGCAACACCGTGGTCATCATGACCAGCAACATCGGCGCGAAGCGCATCCTGGCCCACCACGGCTCGGTGGAGACCATCCGGGACGAGCTGATGCAGGACCTGCACAGCCGCTTCCAGCCCGAGTTCCTGAACCGGGTCGACGAGATCATCATCTTCCACGGGCTCGCGCGGGAGCACCTGGCGGGCATCGTCAACCTGCTGCTGGACCGCAGCAGGCGGCTCCTCCGAGCGCAGGAGGTCGACCTGGAGGTCACCGACGGGGCCAAGCGGTGGCTCGTCGACCGGGGCCACCACCCGGAGTTCGGCGCCCGCCCGCTGCGCCGCACCATCCAGACCGAGCTGGACAACCGCATCTCGCACCTTCTGCTCAAGGGCGACGTCGAACCGGGCGACACGATCCTCGCGGCGGAGGAGGACGGCGAGCTGGTCTGCACGCTGGCCCGCCCGAGCAGGGACGGCTGA
- a CDS encoding helix-turn-helix domain-containing protein — MSANSEPSQQSPPGIGEVRFLTVAEVAKLMRVSKMTVYRLVHAGELPAARVGRSFRVAEKDVHAYLEHAYYNAG; from the coding sequence ATGTCCGCGAACTCCGAACCCAGCCAGCAGTCCCCTCCCGGTATCGGCGAGGTGCGGTTCCTCACCGTCGCCGAGGTGGCGAAGCTGATGCGAGTGTCGAAGATGACCGTCTACCGCCTGGTGCACGCCGGCGAACTGCCCGCCGCCCGCGTCGGGCGCTCCTTCCGCGTCGCGGAGAAGGATGTGCACGCCTACCTGGAGCACGCCTACTACAACGCGGGTTGA